The following are encoded in a window of Vigna unguiculata cultivar IT97K-499-35 chromosome 8, ASM411807v1, whole genome shotgun sequence genomic DNA:
- the LOC114193340 gene encoding 7-deoxyloganetin glucosyltransferase-like, giving the protein MASSATIKKPHAVCVPHPTQGHINPMLKLAKLLHFKGFHITFVNTEYTHKRLLKSRGPDSLKGLSSFRFETIPDGLPEPAVDATQDIPSLCDSTRRTCLPHLNNLLAKINSSDAPPVTCIVADGVMSFTLDAAEQLGVPLALFWTPSACGFLCYVQFEQLIQKGIIPLKDSSSLTNGYLETTIDCIPGIKEIRLRDFPSFIRTTDSDDFMIEFLRWECGRAREASAIILNTFDAMEHDVLEALSSILPPVYSIGPLNLLVKDIDDEDLNAIRSNLWKEEFECVEWLDTREPNSVVYVNFGSITVMTSEQLNEFAWGLASSNKSFLWVIRPDVVGGENVVLPPGFVEQTKDRGLLSSWCPQEQVLAHPAIGGFLTHSGWNSTLESVCGGVPMICWPFFAEQQTNCRFCCKDWGIGLEIEVVKRDKIESLVRELVDGEKGREMKEKAMQWKDLAVSASSGPYGSSFLNLENLIRQVLVGESVKN; this is encoded by the exons ATGGCTTCTTCAGCCACAATCAAGAAGCCCCATGCCGTATGCGTACCACACCCAACGCAAGGCCACATAAACCCAATGCTAAAACTAGCAAAACTCCTTCACTTCAAAGGTTTTCACATCACCTTCGTCAACACTGAGTATACCCACAAACGCCTTCTCAAATCCAGAGGTCCTGATTCTCTCAAGGGTCTCTCTTCATTTCGCTTTGAAACCATTCCGGATGGTCTACCAGAGCCTGCTGTGGATGCGACACAGGATATACCTTCCCTGTGTGACTCCACTAGAAGAACTTGCTTGCCTCACTTGAATAACCTGCTCGCTAAAATCAATAGTTCAGATGCCCCTCCAGTTACTTGCATAGTTGCTGATGGTGTCATGAGTTTCACTCTTGATGCTGCTGAACAATTGGGTGTCCCACTGGCGCTGTTTTGGACCCCTAGTGCATGTGGGTTCTTGTGTTATGTGCAATTTGAACAACTTATTCAAAAGGGCATAATACCCCTCAAAG ACTCAAGTTCTCTCACGAATGGGTACTTGGAGACTACAATCGATTGTATACCAGGAATCAAGGAAATTCGATTGAGGGATTTTCCCAGTTTCATTAGGACCACAGATTCAGACGATTTTATGATTGAGTTCCTACGGTGGGAGTGCGGGAGGGCTCGAGAAGCTTCTGCAATCATTCTGAACACGTTTGATGCTATGGAGCATGATGTTTTGGAGGCATTATCATCTATTTTGCCTCCTGTTTATTCCATAGGTCCTTTGAATTTACTGGTGAAGGATATCGATGATGAAGACTTGAATGCGATTAGGTCCAATCTTTGGAAGGAGGAGTTTGAGTGTGTGGAGTGGCTTGACACCAGAGAGCCCAACAGTGTTGTTTACGTGAACTTTGGGAGCATCACGGTTATGACAAGTGAACAGCTAAATGAATTTGCATGGGGACTTGCTAGCAGCAACAAGAGTTTTTTGTGGGTGATAAGACCCGATGTTGTCGGGGGTGAAAACGTTGTTCTGCCTCCTGGGTTTGTGGAACAAACCAAAGACAGAGGCCTGTTATCTAGTTGGTGCCCCCAAGAACAAGTGTTGGCTCACCCAGCTATTGGGGGATTTTTGACGCACAGTGGTTGGAATTCAACTTTGGAAAGTGTGTGTGGAGGTGTGCCAATGATATGTTGGCCTTTCTTTGCGGAGCAACAAACGAATTGCAGGTTCTGCTGCAAAGATTGGGGGATTGGGTTGGAGATTGAAGTTGTTAAGAGAGACAAAATAGAGAGCCTTGTGAGGGAGTTGGTGGATGGTGAAAAGGGTAGAGAGATGAAGGAGAAAGCTATGCAATGGAAGGATTTGGCTGTAAGTGCTAGTTCTGGTCCTTATGGATCTTCGTTTCTTAATTTAGAGAATTTGATTCGTCAAGTTCTTGTGGGCGAAAGTGTTAAAAACTAG